In Haladaptatus cibarius D43, the sequence AATCGGCGTCCGAGTTCGCGCCCGTCGAAGTCTTCGTGCCAGTCTTCGGGCAACTGAGCTTCGTGGAACTCGCGGATGTTTTCCGCGGCGTCCTCGATTGCCTCGCGTATCTCCGCGTCGATTTCCTCGTAGGCGCGTTCGGCGTCGTCCGTGATGTCGATGTTGCCGACTTCCACGCCGTCGAAGTCGCGGCAGAACTCCCGGACTGCCACGTCGCCCTCGGTTCGTACTCGGTCGATAATGTCGCGCACGTCGCTTCGGACGCTCTCGATTCCGGCGTCTCGGTCGAACAGTGCGCGGCGCTCGTCCGGCCCGAGGTCTGCGATTTCCTTCGTGTTCATGCCGTGGTGTTGGTGGGGGTGTGAAAAACGAGTTGCGCTCTTGGATTCAAAATTGATTTTTCGTGTGAGTCCACCACTCGACATTCTGTCACTTCCAATGTCAGAAGCAGTCAACGTATTTGGAGCGGCGTTGTCATCTGGTGTCGACAACACACCCCTTAACCGCGTGATTGAGGATTCGTTTGGAGCGAAAAAGCAAATCACGACAACACATACCGCAACCGCTACCGCAGGCCACACTCTCCCCACCCGACTCTTTCGCACCTGTCGGTGCTCGGTCGTCCCTCGCGCGACTGCAACTCGCCGCCTCGGACGACCGTATCCGAGGCGACTCGACAGCGCGCGCCGGGAGGCAAATTCAGAAGTCCGGCATCTTCGAAAATCGGTTGGGGAGGTGTGTGGATTGTTGCGGAGGGGTTATTTGTTGTCGTGATTTAAAAATCGCCTCACGTCACAATTGTTTCTTCGTGCGATGGTGGTTTTGTCGTCGGCAATTGCAATCGCCTCGTTCGAGACAACCGCAAATCGAATACATCACGAAGCGTCATTTCGTCACGAAAAATCTGAAAACCGAATTGCTAGCACGAACTGACTGTTTCGAAGTATCCCGCAGAAGTCTCCTTCAGCGTACTCGTGTAGGCCGGGAATCCGAGGTAGTCGTCCGACCCCACGGCGTAGTAGGCTCCGGTCGAAGTGTCCTGATAAGCCCGGCCAGCAGTGCCGTGGTCGTAGTTGGTCGCAGAACCACAGTAGCCCGAAAATTCGTCCCCGACCGTCACGACCACAGAATCCGTGTCAGTTGCGCCAGCATCATCGCTGACGGTCAGCGTGGCGGTGTACTCGCCCGCGGAATCGTAACTGTGGCTTACCGCCGCGCCGGTTCCGGTCGCACCGTCGCCGAGCTCCCAGTCGTAACTCGCAATCGTGCCGTCGGAATCGACAGACCCGCTTCCGTCGAAACTGACCGATTCGCCGACTGCGGGGGAATTTGATGTCGCACTGGCGGATGCCGTCGGAGTGTTGTTGTCGCCATTTCCACCGTCGCCGCCGTCGTCCCCATTGCGGGGATGGGCCGCGAAAAAGTCCCACATTTGCTGGCTGGCGTCCGGGCCGCCGGGGGCGGTGTACGCGCCGCCTTGTGCGCCGCCCGACCACGCGTGGGCCATGCCGTCGATTATCCACTTTTCCACGACGGTTTCCCCGCCGCTGTCGTGGTACTCCGAGACGGTGTAGCTGAACGACTCGGATTGCCCGTTCGTCGTCTCGTCGGGGGTGTAATCCGTGCTGTCGTCGTCCGTCCCGTCCGCCGCGAGGTCGTTCGTCTGCGTGGCCTGTTCCGTAGCCTGATGGCCGTTTATCGGATAAACGGTATAATCTTCCGTTCCGTGGAAAACGATGGTCGGAACCGTGTCCGTGACGCCGTTCGACTGCATCGCTTGATAGGCTTCGGTACCCTGCTGTTGCGGGTCGGGGCCGCCCTGCGTCATCGCCGTCGTGGCTTGGGAGACGTTCTCGGCCACGTCGTACACCAGGCCGGAGTGAATCCCGCCCGCCGCGAACACGTCGGGGTAGGCGACCAGCAGGTTCGGCACCATCGCCGCGCCTGCCGACAGTCCGGCGACGAACACCCGATTGTCGTCTATCGAATGGCTCGCCATCACGTCCTGTGCCATGCCCGCGATGAGTTCGGCTTCGCCGCTTCCGCGCGTCGTGTGCTGGTCTTGAAACCAATTCCAACACTCCCGGATGTTCGCGCTGGTCGTCTGGTCGGGATAGATGACCGCGAAGGTTTCGCGCTCCGCAACCTCGTTCATTTGCGTCTCGTCTTTGAACTGGTCTGGGTTCTGGGTACAGCCGTGGAGCATCACGACGAGGGGAATCGCCGACCCATCCGCACCGGTCGGAATGTATTTCGTGTAGGTTCGCCCGTCGTAGGTTTCAGTGGTGTACGACCCCTTTGCCGCGCTCGTCGAACCGCTGAGAATCGCACTCGCTCCGACGCCAGCACCGACTGATTTGAGGAGGGTTCGTCGTTTCGTGTTGATTTTTTCTGCCACTTTCACTCACCCCTCGTGTGCTCGGCGAAGAAATCCCACATCCGCCGATTCGCGTCCGGGCCGCCCGGCGCGGTGTACTCCCCGCCTGCGGTTCCGCCCGACCACGCGTGGCCCATGGCGTCGATTTCCCAGTACTCCACCAGATTTGTGCCGGAGTCGTCGTGGTACTCCGAAACGGTGTAGCTGAACGACTCGGATTGCCCGTTCGTCACGGAGTCCGCCGTCGTATCGACGTTGTCGTCGTTCGCGTCGTCGGAGGCGAGGTCATTGGTCTGTATCGCCTGAATCGTCGCTTGGTCGCCGTTTACCGGCGCGACTGTGTCGTCCGCGGTGCCGTGGAAGACGATGGTTGGGCACAAACTCGTGATGCCGTAGTGCTCCATCGCGTCGTAGGCATCGATACCTTTCGCGTGGGGGTCTGGCCCGCCGTACTCCATCGCCGCCGTCGCCCCGGTTACGGTGTCCGCGGCGTCGTATTCGAGCGCCGAGTGGATACCGCCCGCCGCGTAGATGTCGGCGTACTCCGCGAGTAGATTCGGAACCATCGCGCCCCCTGCCGACAGTCCCGCAACGTAGACGCGCTCTGCATCGAGAGTGTGCACATCTATCGTTTCCTGTGTCATCCCGGCGATAACCGCGGCCTCGCCGTTTCCGCGGACGGTGTTCGCGTCGTAGAACCAGTT encodes:
- a CDS encoding extracellular catalytic domain type 1 short-chain-length polyhydroxyalkanoate depolymerase is translated as MKVAEKINTKRRTLLKSVGAGVGASAILSGSTSAAKGSYTTETYDGRTYTKYIPTGADGSAIPLVVMLHGCTQNPDQFKDETQMNEVAERETFAVIYPDQTTSANIRECWNWFQDQHTTRGSGEAELIAGMAQDVMASHSIDDNRVFVAGLSAGAAMVPNLLVAYPDVFAAGGIHSGLVYDVAENVSQATTAMTQGGPDPQQQGTEAYQAMQSNGVTDTVPTIVFHGTEDYTVYPINGHQATEQATQTNDLAADGTDDDSTDYTPDETTNGQSESFSYTVSEYHDSGGETVVEKWIIDGMAHAWSGGAQGGAYTAPGGPDASQQMWDFFAAHPRNGDDGGDGGNGDNNTPTASASATSNSPAVGESVSFDGSGSVDSDGTIASYDWELGDGATGTGAAVSHSYDSAGEYTATLTVSDDAGATDTDSVVVTVGDEFSGYCGSATNYDHGTAGRAYQDTSTGAYYAVGSDDYLGFPAYTSTLKETSAGYFETVSSC
- a CDS encoding extracellular catalytic domain type 1 short-chain-length polyhydroxyalkanoate depolymerase, with the translated sequence MKLDRRTLLRSVGETVATASILGSAGTATAAGSYTNHYYSGFDYWKYVPDSAGAGSPLVVMLHGCTQDADQFRVETGMNELADEEGFVVIYPDQYNARNAEQCWNWFYDANTVRGNGEAAVIAGMTQETIDVHTLDAERVYVAGLSAGGAMVPNLLAEYADIYAAGGIHSALEYDAADTVTGATAAMEYGGPDPHAKGIDAYDAMEHYGITSLCPTIVFHGTADDTVAPVNGDQATIQAIQTNDLASDDANDDNVDTTADSVTNGQSESFSYTVSEYHDDSGTNLVEYWEIDAMGHAWSGGTAGGEYTAPGGPDANRRMWDFFAEHTRGE